The Streptomyces sp. NBC_01689 genome includes a window with the following:
- a CDS encoding alpha/beta hydrolase family protein, whose protein sequence is MSDDAAARDAAEEASAFSHPPVDPDATAVYGDHPDQVIDFYAPRDPDPALPVPLVVVLHGGAWRAPYDRRHVTPFADFLARRGFAVANVEYRRGAVLPAQGGEGPVAGRWPDTFDDVAAALDALPALVGAHLPAVDPRRTVITGHSAGGHLALWAAARHVLPADAPWRTDRPAPLRGVVALAPIADFQIAGKLDVCSGAARQLLGGEERFAERQPYADPAHLLPTGIATTLVQGRTDLVVPQAVAESYAEAAARAGEVVGLTLLEDVGHFPLIDPAADACAVVAEEIAQLAW, encoded by the coding sequence ATGTCGGACGACGCCGCAGCACGGGACGCCGCAGAGGAGGCCTCGGCCTTCTCCCACCCGCCCGTCGATCCCGACGCCACGGCCGTGTACGGCGACCACCCCGACCAGGTGATCGACTTCTACGCCCCGCGCGACCCCGACCCCGCGCTGCCCGTCCCGCTGGTCGTCGTCCTGCACGGCGGTGCGTGGCGCGCCCCGTACGACCGCCGGCACGTCACCCCGTTCGCCGACTTCCTGGCGCGTCGCGGCTTCGCGGTGGCCAACGTCGAGTACCGCAGGGGCGCGGTGCTGCCCGCGCAGGGCGGCGAGGGCCCGGTGGCGGGCCGCTGGCCGGACACCTTCGACGACGTCGCGGCCGCGCTCGACGCGCTGCCCGCGCTGGTCGGCGCGCACCTCCCGGCGGTCGACCCGCGCCGCACGGTGATCACCGGCCACTCCGCCGGCGGTCATCTCGCCCTGTGGGCCGCCGCCCGGCACGTCCTGCCCGCCGACGCGCCCTGGCGCACCGACCGTCCCGCCCCGCTGCGCGGTGTCGTCGCCCTCGCCCCGATCGCCGACTTCCAGATCGCCGGGAAACTCGACGTGTGCTCCGGGGCCGCCCGCCAACTGCTCGGCGGTGAGGAGCGGTTCGCTGAACGGCAGCCGTACGCGGACCCCGCGCACCTGCTCCCCACCGGCATCGCCACGACGCTCGTGCAGGGCCGCACCGACCTGGTCGTGCCGCAGGCGGTCGCCGAGTCCTACGCCGAGGCGGCGGCGCGGGCCGGAGAGGTGGTCGGTCTGACGCTCCTGGAGGACGTCGGCCACTTCCCGCTGATCGACCCGGCGGCGGACGCGTGCGCGGTGGTGGCCGAGGAGATCGCCCAACTGGCCTGGTGA